From the genome of Mastacembelus armatus chromosome 21, fMasArm1.2, whole genome shotgun sequence:
ATAGCCTTTTCAAAAGTTTTTTCCCATGAGGACCTTTTGTACTTGAATTTGTTTCAATGTTCTTTAATGTAGATGTTTTTGGGAtaagaactgttttttttttttgtttttttttggcatgcTTATCCCTGTCATTGTGAAATGCAATGTCTACATCATTACTTGTTTTGTAATTCCACAATCTTTTACTGTAATCCTGTTAACTGGTTTTAGTCATCAGCTTTGTTTTCCTTGAAAGAAGGAATCCCACTGTCAAGCTGTGAGTAAAGCATAAAATCAGTTTGTATAAATTGTTTTGTGCAAGTTGGTTTTAAGAAGATCTTGACTGTATTATcaaaggaattaaaaaaactcaattttgattttaattgcTTTAATATTCTGTAAATGCTGGTACggttcaaacaaaacaaatcctaTAAACCCAGGCATTATTAGGATCCAAACTTATAGTAATAAACAAGGTATTACAGATAATGCACACTTTCATCCAGGTTTAATTCTCTGCAGTGGTAATTAATTTTTTGGTTTAGTGCTAACCAGAGTCCATATTTTTCCCCGAGATATGCTTGTGGCAGCTGATGTACAGTTAACGTGCTTTGCTTTGTTCAAATAACTTCATATAATATTGTCACTACTAATGTTCTTTGTATGCTgacaagtgatttttttttttctttttctgaacaGAAGTTTGTTGCAGTATGAGTAATAAAATGTAGTGTTTTGACTGCAACATTCAGAGAAAGTTGAGAACACACACCGTACCATTAGTGCCATGCATGCAAAACTTTGACAGTCACTCGCAATTCATTATACTGAATGTGGTGTGTTCTGTGTGACTGCAAATTATGCACCTATTGTCCCCAAAAATGTCTGCAGTAGAACAAAAGTGGGATCTGTGTTCCAAAtccatactgtatatattgcaTACCCATCATCATACTATACATTTTTAACAGTTactatacagaaaaaaaattaactgcTGTATACTAATGTCCATCAAACTGATTTTCAATGCAAGTTAAAATtcacaaatggaaaacaaaatgtattttgagaTTATTTACTTGGAAATTGTTTCTGAAGCTGTTTTCATCACCATCCACAATTTAAAAATTTTCCAGCTGTGCAGCAGCtcctacatttttcttttgtgtgttggTTTGTGGGAGAGAAACAGCACATTTGAAATTGGCCCGGTTCAGTATGAATTCTGAATTCATCCTTGATTTTGTCACTTCCAGTATGAACCTGCTGTATACTAAAAAATCACCTAGAATCAGTATAGGGGGGCACAGGCAGTGttattgaaattattttgtccatttttagGCCTGAAGtaatgagagggagagagagatgggaacAATATCAATGATGGGACCCAGCATGACTCGAACCGCTGCACTGTTACCATTTAGGAAACCAGGATTATCCTTAGACATGACTTCCAGCTGACAATCCCATAGTGCAATGCGTCTTATTTTATAGATGTTAAAATTATGTGGTGATAATTCTTACATGTGTGAAATCCCTGTATACCCTTCACTACAGAGCAAACTTTGTTTTTACTATAGGGTAGTGAATATTTGAGTGAGGGGGATTTCAGTCTAAATTTTAACGAATGTCATTAGCAGTGGAAGATTTTGTGGGTCATTCATGGAGCCAAATTTTCTAGCTGGAAGTGAACTTTCACCATGTAAACCCAAGTCTCCTCTTTGCTTCTTGAATATCTACAGCCTCATTgagctttttaatgttttgggtGGTGCTAGTGACATATTTAGGCATCTGAGCACCACTGTGGTCCTGAACAAGGTAGCTAGGCCTGACTCCACCAAAAACAGGTCCAAGCCCCCCTCCAATCCCTTCCCTTGCAGCTTTGCAAAGTGGAAACACATTTCGCTGagcctctgctgctgtgctgatgATGTGCTGTGCATATTGTTGAAACTGGTTTTCCTCTGCAGCAATGAGTTCTGTGTTCTTTGCCTCAAACTTAAGTTCCTTTCTTCTCAGCTGCTGATGCCTGGTTGTTTTTGCAGCCTGTGTATTGAAGAgagttgttttctttcagcGCTGTAACTTTTACTAAAccaaaatagtttatttttgtaCTGATGTGGTAGAGACAATTTCAACATTACCATTTGTGTGACATTGAAGTCTTGTAattttctttcatcttctctgATTCTTTGAGCCCTTAGTTGTTGTTTCTCAGAATATATTCTGTCTGCCTCTTTCTTGGCCTCGAACGTGTCTCTGGAGTTCTGTTGCGCTATTCTGTCCCTCTGctccttttcttgtttctgaTGAAACAAGGTTTGAGTTACTGGTGTGATGATATATTGTTAGCTGAAACTTAATatagtaaaatgaaaacattttagggCCTACAGGTTAGAATATCTATTAAAAGTACCAAGGCGGCATATTAACAAAGACTCGAGCTTGACTTTTTGTGTTATTACCATCATATTTCTGTGTGCAGCGATGGACTTTAACATTTCagccctcctctcctcctcctccctttgcTGTTGTGCCTCCTTTGCATCCCGTTCAGCAACAGCCTTAGCAATTCTCTCCTCCTCATAGACAGTTTGCTCCTGCTGAGTGACTGTCAGTTTGTTCACGATGCGGTCTCTGCGCATCTGTGCCTCTCTAAAGAATAGAATAACTCAGGAGTTTAATGGTGATATCCAAGGACCCATTGGTATTTTTGTGATATTAAGGCAAATGACATACAAGAAAGCTGGATGAAGATAAGGTTGATCCTAATGTATGTAATGGTATTTGTTGTTATGCTTACCTAAACAGCTCCTTTTCCTTGTCTTTCCTTAActtcatcattttctgtttcacagacagaaaatgtttcctttgttcctctTCAGCCTTTACTTTTTGTATGTCTGCTGCTTTCAAGAGCTCTCTGTTTTTGAGATGTTCCTGTAAATAACGTAGTAATCCTATATTATAAATTAAGGATATAAATACTTCAAAATCTGTTACTAAGACTTTACCAGATGAGCGTGCATAAGGTTTCTCTTCTGGTCTGCTTGTCTATCTTCCTCCAATCTTTGCTCCCACTGATAGAGCTCTTGAAGATGTTGGATTTCCTCTCCCTCCTTGATGTTCTCTATCTTTTGTTGCTCTCTCGCCAGCACATTCTCCTTGATcctaaagaaaagaaaaatcatattCAGATGTGAAATTAAAGATTTGGACTTAAGCCTTGTTCTTTCTAATGAAATTCAATACACTTCACCGTAGCATCACTCTACTTGTAAAAATAGTATGTTTAATGGATATTCTCATGCAATTTTAGCACAGTAGACAAATTCCAACAGTAATGCTTATCTTTGAAATAAACAAGATACTGTGAAACTGCAGCATGTTTAAAGCTGGTCTGTTAACAGACTTACTGGTTTTTCAGATCTTCTCCAACAGCCTGTCTTGCAAGCTTTATCTTCAGTGCTGtctcctgtttctgtctcagagCTTCATCTTCCATGGCCTTTACCGTATCCATGTACTCTTTGTCAGCATCTTTAGAAGCACTCTTTATTCTCTTCTTCAGCTCAATCTGACCCTCCCTCTCCTTAAGAACCTCCGTCAGCAAGAGGGCACGCTGTAGAAGTAATAACAATCAATCCAAAACATTAACATATAGCCAAATATAAACAAGTGAGAGAGTAACGTTCAGGTGATACCAACGTGTAATCCTTTGACTCGGTCAGTTTGATAATACAGCTGAGTCTTGGCTTTTTCAATGGCTTCTTTACGCTTTTGTTCCTGGTATTTGGCCTCTTCTATATCAGTCaatttccttttctcctcctcagtcTGCTCCCGAATCTTCTTTGCCTCCAGCTTCTTTTGCCTTTGACCCTtagagaaaaaacacatacGGCAAGATAATCTTTTGTGTTACTGCTCTATATTGCACATTTTGCAACCTTACTGTTCACATTTGGAAACAATGGTCTAAAAatagtaaaactgaaaaatccCCTGTATAGGCAACTTACAGCAATGGTATTTGACCATAGTTTCACGACCTCTTTTGACTGCAGGTGTAGGGCTTCTCTCTGTGTGGCTGCCACTCTTATACTCTCCTCATCTCTATTAACCCGATTCAATTGATCTTGAATCCTCAGCCATTCAGCCTTGGTTAAGACAGTGACTTGTCGGAGATCAGGTGGCTGGATCATCCTGCTGGCTCCCTCAGCTGaagacactttaaaaaaaaaaaagaaggaactTACCTCAGGGAGACTTTCTGTAGATGAAACACTACATTCAGAACATAATATCCTTAAGGAAACTAAACATATGCACCATGAGTTTGTTTAATTTGGGTTCTTGAGAAATGTCCAGGTTACTAATTTTACATATATATCAAAATCAAACTTTTCTGTAGCTAATTGGTTCTTCATGGAAAGGTAACATACAGCAGTGGACTTCCTTATTACCGCCATTGTATatattatgtaaaaatataactAGTTAGTCTacatgttattaaaataaactaacgttaataataaatacactgtttttgttttcttttgaaaggAACAGCTTATTCACTTTTAAACATACACCCTCAAACACATCTTGGTAAATACTACCTTTTCAACACGAACATAAGCTAACAGGTTGCAGGTTGTCTATTAGCAAGAACAACGAGCTAGTGATCTGTTTGAATTAGCTAGTTATTCATCTAAAACTAAAACAGTTTGTTAAGCTCTCACCGCTTTTACTAGATCCTCTCCGTCGGCCGTACTGAACCACCGATGCCATTTATATTagaaatgtataataataaaataactactgtaaaaataaatagttggtgagaaaagctgctgctaacgttagctcgtCTGCATTTGTTGCCTCGTATCCAGGCAACGGCTGAACCAATCGGAAATCTTTCCTCTGACCGCCGACAGGTGGCGCTAAAGTTATTTATGCTTTAACGTGGCAGCGCACAGAGATAAGATTAGGCCAAACATGTACGTACAGTCGAGGCCAAAAATATTGGGacagttgttttaaataatgcaagaaaatgttcacattcaaataaactttttgttataaggtaaaaaaaaaaagtcagcatGTCATTAGTCCCAACACGCCTACCTCACCTGTGACCACATGATCAAAAGTCTGCCAATCATACGATGCTGGTCATATGATTTCAACTCCTTTTTGTTTGCCCAAGGTAGCTTCAGTCCTTGAACTGCTTTAGATGGACTAAAGAACGTGGGTGAGAATGAACAGTtgcatgtgagtgtgaatgaCTTTCACTGCATTTGAACAAAGAGCCCAGCATCTTGTCCAAACAAGTCTCCACGTTACATCAGAGCAGGCGCTGCATGAGAGGCGGGTTTACTCTGGAAGGGGGTTGTCCTAAACCCGAGACAACCATTCAATCCCAGCCGAGGGAAAGCAATTCCCGGTGTCCATCACTGCACCGAGGCATCCATCCACCATTCAACACAAGTTGCCCGCCACATAGCAACTCCGGAGATAAAACCCCCCTAAAATGGCCCCGATTCCCATCAGGACGGTTTTAATTAGTGACAGTGTGGACCCTCGGTGCAGAGCGGTTCTGGAGGAAAATGGGATCCGAGTCACGGAAAAGCAGAATATGAAAAATGATGAATTGATCGCAGAGATCAAGGTAAGGATGCACCGGCTATCGTTTCTTCTCTGCGCAACATGCAGACTCGGTCCGTGTTTAGTCGCTTTACCAAGCATCATTTCACAGGGGGCTTGTGCTTTATCGCTGCAGCAGCCTTGGGATTTAGCATTTTAAAAGAAGAACACCTGTAGTTTTTTCATGGAAATATTAATTAGATGTGTTTCATTTTAGGCTCTGTGCTGATGTTACGCACTCAGTGGAGTCTGTAGTGTTAACAATTGATTTTTAGTTTAGTACCGCCCCATAGAAGCTGATGCAACTCATCCCTTGACTTCAGCGCTTCATCACTGAATGCCACATATAGCGCTTAGGCCGCTTTGTGCGGCTCCGTGTGCAAATGCTGTGCATGTGGCAGAAACAATAGTTGACTTTGTGCAAAGTAGAATTGTCAGATTGGAAACAGTGTGTTGCAGTGAAAGCGCTCCCATACAAACTCAGTGGACTCAGGCCTGGACTAAGCTACTGACCAAACCTCAACAGTGTTTGTACCTTCCCACATGTTTGATCTCTGTCTGTTATGGTGCTTTCATTCATAAGTTAGTTCATATCGACTATTCCAGCTCTTTCCTGTAAGATTAGTCAGAGTTATTGCTGATCACACTTTTGTATCCAGATAGTTTATGCTTTTATTCATTTCCTCACATCTTCTGGATAATATggtggtttttattttctcttaacTGGGTTTTTATTTGATTGCACTTAATTAAATTTACTGGACTTGATTTTGATTTAGTCCACACCAaagaaaaaagtacattttgagagagagagagagagattaggATTGATTGGTTTTACTCAAAGCAAATGGGTTAGGTACAAAACAAGTTGACACAAGTTTATCACAATCTATTCTTGATCTCAAACATGATAATAGTATGGAACAACTCAACGTATTAAAATTACATGTTGACACAATACTCCTCTAAAACTTTGCATTGACCAAAGTACCAGAAAGTAAATAGCACACAGTGGGTCTGTGAGCTAAGTGGTCCCTGATGGTTTCAGAAATGCATGGAAGCTTTGCATAGTTGCATGCCAGCTTTGATGAGAATAACCacagatataaatatatagatatatataatatatagataGATAATCTGTATCCTTTTCTCACCATCCTAGGATTACGACGGCCTTGTGGTCAGATCTGCGACCAAGGTAACAGCTGACATTATCTATGCTGCTAATAATCTTAAAATCATCGGGAGAGCTGGGACTGGTGTGGACAATGTGGACGTTGATGCTGCCACCAGAAAGGGTGTTATTGTCATGAAGTACGTCTTTAATTTATGCACAAATCTGATTTACTGTGCGGTTTGGTGTAATGCAGTGTCCATTAAGTGTCAAGTATTTTCTCTAGCACACCAAGCGGTAACACGATCAGTGCTGCTGAGCTGACATGTGCCCTGCTGATGAGCCTCTCAAGGCAAGATGAGTCAAGTTTTTATGATGAGTCATGTTTAAGTATATATGCATACTTAAGCATACATTAGTGATGTGAAATTCCATTCAATGTTATATCTGGTTCAGAAATGTGCCTCAGGCTGCCATGTCGATGAAGCAAGGAAACTGGGATCGCAAAAAGGTAAGCAGAATTACCAGTTTGCCCTGTGTACTGTTTGGCAGGCAAACACCAAGCCATTAGTATTACATGGTTGAGTACATTGTTCATCCAGTCAGCAATAATCAGATGTGACGTTTGGGTCTGGGTGGTTTTAGATTTCATAggcattgttttgtttccaaTTTTTTTAGTTCATGGGTGCAGAGCTGTATGGCAAAGTCCTCGGGATAGTTGGACTTGGAAGAATAGGAAAAGAAGTCGCTTCAAGAATGCAGTCGTTTGGCATGAGGGTTAGTAACAAGACTCCAGCATGAAAAGACTTTGTTTAAATTACTTAGTGGTTAATTGCATTACAATTAttacaacaaacattttgagaaagtaacatttttttcttgccaGACTATTGGCTATGATCCGATCACTCCACCTGATGTGTCAGCCAGCTGGGGGGTGGAGCAGATGTCTCTGGAGCAGCTTTGGCCCCAGTGTGACTATATTACTGTCCACACTCCCCTGATGCCCTCTACTGTTGGTGAGTTTTACAGTATAACTAACATGTCCCCTTATGACATTGCTGCCAAAAATTCTACTTGCATGTtatagaattttttttgtttttgtgcccaAGGCCTTCTAAATGACGAAACATTTGCTAAATGCAAGAAAGGAGTGAAGGTTGTGAACTGTGCACGTGGGGGCATCATTGATGAGGCTGCTCTGCTCAGAGCTCTAGAGTCCGGACAGTGTGGAGGTGCAGGACTTGACGTCTTTGTTGAGGCAAGTTCACAGTTGAGGCAAATCTCCCAGTGTTGCTGTACAGTATTACTAACAATGCTTTGCATTGGCACCGATTTGTATTCACCTTCATAAATCACTTTTGAATATTAATGAAAATGCTGAAGTTTACATCttcctttgtgtttatgtttgacTACAGGAGCCACCTAAGGACCGCTCGCTGGTGGACCATCCCAATGTCATCAGCTGTCCTCACCTGGGAGCCAGTACCAAGGAGGCTCAGGCGCGCTGTGGGGAGGACATTGCCCTGCAGATCATCGACATGGTGAAGGGCAAGCACCTAGTTGGAGcggtactttttttttttttttttttttgcacatttttaaacacatgaTATCTCATACATTAAATTTGTTGGAGGAAAACCTATTAAAGGGGTACTCAGTTGTTAGTACTGCGTTTCCACAAAGGTGAAAGTCATAAGAGGTGGACTAAAAGAAAGGACTCAATCTGTGCAGCAGAGCCTGAGATGTTCTGACCTCTAGTTCCTGCAGAGAATAAAGTTCCAAAAACGGGGACCCCTGCacttgaaataataaaatttgaAAACGTCTTTACAACTTTGCTCTTGTTGTTTTCAAAGTCAGCCCAGTAGCAAATCCTCCACTACCCTCCCCATACCccatctgaaaaacacatttttagaatTATGTTTGTGTGAAGGTACTTCCGTCATATCAGAAAAGCTGAGGTTAATGGAGGAAGAAGTAtttgcaaaaatacaaatactttaGTTTTAGTAGTTATATTTACTTCTAGACTATCATCCACTATCAAACCCAGTTTGCAGCATGTCCCATCCTAAATACATCTCAAGTCTCTTACACATTATGTTGTTGTTATGTTGTTGTTATGTTGTTATATGTGTGACACATGCAGCTGCTTCAgacaacagcacagagactTCTGCCAGTGATTAATCTTTCATGCAGCCTTTACTTTTGGCTTGTACTGTCAGCGTTTCTACAAGATTAGCTAAAATGTGGCCAGTGGGATTAGTTTAAACTTCTCTTTGTCCTCCATTGAAATGTTTAACAGATGAATATTGAAGCAGACAGCAATAGCAAGATGCGTTCACAAACAgaatctgtttctgtgtctttgccTTTGTAGGTAAATGCACAGGTTTTGGCCAGCACATTTTCCCAGGAATCTCACCAACTTATCaaccttggagaagctgttggAGCCGTGCTGCAGTCATGCACTGCTTCTTATAGACCATACAGCCAAGTCCAGATCACAACTCAAGGTAAAAGAACTGATCTGACCAGTTTGACTGTCTTAATATAGAACATTGTAATAGTGGGATTTTTCTCCCTCTGGTGGTGTGATTGTGAAAGAGGCACTATACGTATATGTATacgtatatgtatatgtatacgtatatgtatatgtatgtatgtatatatatatatttgattttgtcccttttttttctttttcctgaaattattaattttgcttcaaatgttttttcttattctttctttatacgctttacttttttttacatatcaGGTGATTGCATGAAATCGGCCACGGGTTACTTGACCGCAGCGGTACTGGTTGGACTGTTGAATCATGAATCTGGCAGTTGTCCGAACCTTGTCAATGCACTGAGCATAGCCACAGAGTCTGGAATCATGGTACAGCATCTACTCATTTTAGCAAATACCATATGACAATAATGAGAGTGTCTtcaaaaaaagtattttgattTATCTGAACTGAGTCTACAGGTAAACCAGACCCATGGCATGTCTGAAGGAGCTGCAGATGGTGTGTGCCAGGTTGAGATCTTGGCCAATGGTAAAAGCTACAAAGTTAGAGGTTCAGTCCGGGGTGGTGTCCCAGTCTTGCTGGAGCTGAGCGACAGTGTGTTCAGACAGCCGGTCTCTCTTTCTGGGAATCTGTTGTTCTTCAAAGCCTCTGCCAGTCCTCAGCTCCTGTCCTCAGTGGCTGGTAAGAAACTTTAAAGTGGTGCATGAACCCAGATTAAAATCAGCCTCTATAAAGCTTGGACTGTTAAAATGAGGCCACATCTAATACCCAgtgtatatatttttcaaacaaTACTATAGAAAGTTAAAAAATCTAACAaattttgatcattttcacaTTGGATTTTCAGACCTTCAAGACAACCAAATGAATAAATTTGTTCCAAAACATACTGCAGAagtgttgttgatgttgtcagACAATGTGGGAAATGTTTTTATCTCACCTTAAAGTCATGTGGTAGTGATTTGGCACTTATGGTAGTGTTCACATCCTTTCGTCAAAATAAAGAGCATGCACTGCTGTCAGTAAGACCAAATCTGTCTTACTTTTTTCCTTGCTGTTGTTTACACTGCATTTTGGGAAGTCTTTGCATTCAGAGTAAAGGTGGTATTGGCTTAGGATTTCTAAAGACCAAATAGCTGTGTGGATtgagggttttttgttttttttttaaattcacaccTATTTTCTCTTTGCGATTGTTCTTTGTTTAGGTCTGCTGGCCACAGAGGGAGTGGAAATTGAATCTTTCAGTGCTCCCACAGACCGAACCGGGGATCTGTGGTATTGTGTGGGGGTGTCTTCTCTTCTGCGAGACCTTGGTGCATTGAAACCTTTGGTTAAGGAGGCAGCACAAGTGGTCATTTAAATAAGCGCAGTGCTGGGACAATAGTTGGTATCTGGAAGCATTTTTAGTGCGTCTACCATAACAGATCTGCCTTGGACTTAGCATTTACAGCTGACAATCGGTTTAAAAGTTACGCGCTTGCAGTTTAAAACTTGTATTTGATTACAGTTGCAGTTCTTACGCCGGTGTTTAGTGGTTACCAGCACTTTGTTGAAGGAACCTAagtgaaatgtttatttgttgtttgaaACAGAGATGTCAAATAAAATGCACTACTAAAAATACAGTGAAGGATTTTTCTATACTTTTTTATCCATTGAGACTTTACATAAGCAGTGGTGATTTCAAGCTTTAAAAAAGTGTTGGATTTTGTcataaatgcataaaatctttataataaaaacaggtaaacaacctgtttttattataatatatattattttattataaaacttaAATTTCATAGAGAAGTAAGTACCATATTACGCTTTAGACATATGGTGGGATATTAATCATGAATGAATTAGGAGACACTGGtcccctgggcacagacatgtaaaaggaCCTGTCCTATGCTCCTCAGAACAAGACTCACAGATTGAGCAACCCCAATATTTGTAGTCAGTTTTGTGTTTCCTTCTGGTTGGTTTATAtctgtttcatgtcatttttactcattttgcagctctttgttgtcatttttcactcattttacttcttttgtgtttcattgtgcagatttctgcagttttctctttggtattttctgtttctttttagtcattttatatagttttccatctgtttctctcattttgtatctttttgcaGTCATTTTATACTCGATTGTTTGACTTTCCAACAGAAAGGTTGACAGTCCTTCCATTATTCTCTGGTCTAGAGGCCCCCTGACCCCTTGGGCCCCTGCCCGGTAGGCCCATTTGATAATCCATCCATGTAGACAGtattagaaaaatgaaatactaCAAAAAGTACCATTTAACCTAAAAAAACGGTGTAGCAGCATATTTTGCATTAATCCTTGTTAGGATTAGGTAAAGCCTTGGCCGCACTGGAAATGGGTTCACAGTCCCATGGCAACCACAGGAATAGGGGGGCGTGAATAGTGAGCACTGGCTTCTTGTGCTGTGTTGAAGGCGACGTTCATTTGGATCACATTTGTATTCTGTTGGTGACGCCTCTCCGCCTGTGGGGTAGTGCACTAACGCGCGGTCCGTGAGCGCATCACGAGGTCGTGGATGGAGGTTTTTATTTAGGCTCTGGGAGAAAACGGTTGCTTGGATCATTTTCGAGGACCTGCTGTGGGAGACTTGAGGGAGCGTGTTGTataggagaggaggagggtagATGGGGGCGGTGGGGGGGTGACCGCTGCACACAAATACCAAAATAGGATCGCGCTGCCTGTGACCGTCCTCCAGAGGCTAAATTAAGGTTCATGTGTTTTGGAGAGGAGCGTCCAAACGGAGGAAACAGCCGAGAATCGGCGCTCACACTGAGGATGAGAGGTGAgcctgtctgtttttgtgtgtgtgtgtgtgtgaattaaagaCTAGATGAATAAATGCAGGTTTGATCCGCTGTAATAAATGATTAATGTGCATGTGACACcacagtttttctttgcttGATTGCCAGCCTGTGCACCAGGTTGTGTATTTGGAGCAGTGACATGTGTCCATTTTGTTTTGCCAGATATCATGTCACATAAACACAGCGACATCTACACCTACGACTTCTGTGACGGGGCCCATCCCGCACAGCTGCTGGATGCTCTCCGGCACTTCTACGTTAGTGGCCTGTTTACGGACGTTTCTCTACAATGTGGCGAGTCCGGGCAGGTGTTTCCCTGCCACCGAGCGCTGCTGTCAGCCCGCAGCTCCTATTTCAAAGTCATGTTTACAGCTGATATGCGGGAAAGGTCAAACAGCGTCATCAAACTGACAGGGGTGGACTGCGTGGTTCTGGGTGCTCTTGTGAACTATGTGTACACAGCTCAGGTGTGCATCACTGAGAGCAACGTGCAGAGCCTGCTGGAGGCTGCAGACCTGCTGCAGTTCGGTTCGGTCAAACAGGCGTGTGAGGAGTTTCTCATTCGCCTCCTGGATGTGGACAACTGCCTGGGGATGCATGCTTTTGCTCAGCTGCACCTGTGTCCCAGACTGGAAAGGGAGACACGCAGACTGATGCTGAGCAGGTTCAGGGAGCTCATTCAGCAGGAAGAGTTTTTGCAGCTGGACTATGAGAGAATGACATCAGTTCTGACTGCTCAGAGCCTCACTATGGAGAGGGAGGACGTGCTGATAGATGCTGTGGCCAAATGGGTAACCCATGACTTGGATAATCGTGTCCACCATGCTGCAGACCTGCTGCGCTCCATCCGTCTAGACCTGGATGAGATGTACTTTAAGGCTGCAGTAg
Proteins encoded in this window:
- the cfap210 gene encoding coiled-coil domain-containing protein 173 → MASVVQYGRRRGSSKSVSSAEGASRMIQPPDLRQVTVLTKAEWLRIQDQLNRVNRDEESIRVAATQREALHLQSKEVVKLWSNTIAGQRQKKLEAKKIREQTEEEKRKLTDIEEAKYQEQKRKEAIEKAKTQLYYQTDRVKGLHRALLLTEVLKEREGQIELKKRIKSASKDADKEYMDTVKAMEDEALRQKQETALKIKLARQAVGEDLKNQIKENVLAREQQKIENIKEGEEIQHLQELYQWEQRLEEDRQADQKRNLMHAHLEHLKNRELLKAADIQKVKAEEEQRKHFLSVKQKMMKLRKDKEKELFREAQMRRDRIVNKLTVTQQEQTVYEEERIAKAVAERDAKEAQQQREEEERRAEMLKSIAAHRNMMKQEKEQRDRIAQQNSRDTFEAKKEADRIYSEKQQLRAQRIREDERKLQDFNVTQMAAKTTRHQQLRRKELKFEAKNTELIAAEENQFQQYAQHIISTAAEAQRNVFPLCKAAREGIGGGLGPVFGGVRPSYLVQDHSGAQMPKYVTSTTQNIKKLNEAVDIQEAKRRLGFTW
- the phgdh gene encoding D-3-phosphoglycerate dehydrogenase, giving the protein MAPIPIRTVLISDSVDPRCRAVLEENGIRVTEKQNMKNDELIAEIKDYDGLVVRSATKVTADIIYAANNLKIIGRAGTGVDNVDVDAATRKGVIVMNTPSGNTISAAELTCALLMSLSRNVPQAAMSMKQGNWDRKKFMGAELYGKVLGIVGLGRIGKEVASRMQSFGMRTIGYDPITPPDVSASWGVEQMSLEQLWPQCDYITVHTPLMPSTVGLLNDETFAKCKKGVKVVNCARGGIIDEAALLRALESGQCGGAGLDVFVEEPPKDRSLVDHPNVISCPHLGASTKEAQARCGEDIALQIIDMVKGKHLVGAVNAQVLASTFSQESHQLINLGEAVGAVLQSCTASYRPYSQVQITTQGDCMKSATGYLTAAVLVGLLNHESGSCPNLVNALSIATESGIMVNQTHGMSEGAADGVCQVEILANGKSYKVRGSVRGGVPVLLELSDSVFRQPVSLSGNLLFFKASASPQLLSSVAGLLATEGVEIESFSAPTDRTGDLWYCVGVSSLLRDLGALKPLVKEAAQVVI